The genomic segment GTCTGGTTGATACAACCTTTGtcgtctctcctccctcaccttgTTCTGCCCTGCAGAAGAAATACAGAACAGCAAAGGAAGCCTATGAAAGTCTACTGCAGACTGAACGTCTCCCTGCACAGGTGAAGGCCACTACACTGCAACAACTTGGTGAGTTTTCCCCCTTTCGTTTtcctctccaacacacacacgacacggAGCACCGTGTCATTCATATCAAACATTACTAATATTAGTTTTGTCTGTATTTACTTGCCAAGCTGTTGAATACCGACTGTCTTCggtttgattttgtttttggcCGGTCGTGACCGGCAGCTGTGTTTGATTACCGTGTTGCCTACAGCTTTATTTATCTGTGTTGGTATTATTTTTAGCAGCGGAGTCATTTGAGAACGTAATACTGAGGTAAAACAGAGTTGCATCATGCCGTGTGCTGTGGGAATAGGATACCATGCCGCTAATTGGAGGATATTCCCCGATCAACTCAGATTCCCACAGTTGGCCGATCACTTTTACTCGTAAGATATGTGGCCCATGTGGTTTGATTTTATTCAGGCCATTCATTTTTCATGATATTATTCTCCCTCCTACATGAAGTGAGTTTATTTTAATGCAGTTTTCttaattttattatattatgttatactGAAATCAAACGGTTTTTATTGATTGAAATTAGTCATTTCAGACACAAATGCTGCAGAGAAATATCCAATTTCAAAATACCAAAATTCTTCTAATTATATGGGCGCccatggctttttttttttttttttttttaaattatgttttttaGTATACTTGAACTGTTCTGGATGTTTTTGTGTTCATGGTTGTTGTAAATTCAGTGACATCGTGGATGGATGAGGTATTAAGCCAAGCAATTGGCGCGTAATCCTCCTCACAGTATTTCAAACTCTTTCTTATGTAGATAGAAAGAGTTGATAGAAGGAGTGTAGTTTCAGTTGGTTCTCTGTGGCGGTGTCCCTGAAGGTCTGATAGCCCCTCCCCGTAGAGCTGTAGGGCGGTAGGGCTGTCCTGTACCGTGGGTCACTGTGTTTACTGCCTGGCTCGTAAAGGCAACCAAAGGGTCTCATCATCTTTAACTACTTGCCTTGGGCCATTGAATCCCTCCGGCATGCAACTCGCAGAACGGATCCTCAGCTACGCTTCTGCTCGTTAGGCCATCCCTTCTTCCTCTGGCGTGGCCTTCTTTTccctttgtgcgtgtgtggcttgTGTAGGGACACCTGTTGGAGCTGGAAGGCAAAATAAATATGAGCTACTGATTCCTTGGCATGTAGCATGTCCTCGGTATGCAAACAGTTTTGCAGTAACCATAACATTTATTTCCCTCGCCCCTTTGTCCTAGCTAATTTGAGAGGGACAATAATTATTTGTCCAGACACGGGAATGCAATTTTCCTTTCCATCCCCACTGTAGTCGATTCCAGAACCCCCTTCcagaacccccctcccccaacaaccacaaacacccaCCTATCATAAAACAATTCCCATTCTGTTTTGCTTGGGTTGTCATGGGATTCGCCACAGGTGTTGAGGAGAAGTAATGGGAGGGTTCATGTGCAATTTGTATTCGTCTGTACCTCCCAAGAGCTTGCTTGCTTGCAGCagaaatcgtgtgtgtgtgtgtttgtgtgtgtgtgtcccatttgTTTCGGTTTATGATGGGCATTTACATATCAGACGGGAGAAGCGAATCCCGGCCTTTAGTGTGGGGGTAGTCCAGCTGACTCAGGGCAGAGCACCCTCTACCATGGAGGAACAGTAACCTTTTGCACACCACTTTGAAGTCCCAGTTTCTCCACTCCTAATTGGGGGCAACACGGCCTAGCATTCCTGCAACCAAGCCACTGTGTATAACCCCGAGCACGTCAGCGCGTGCCTCAGAGCTCACCCCGACACCCTGTGTCCTCTGTCCATGTAGGCTGGATGCATCACACCGTGGAGCAGCTCGGGGACAAAAGCAACAAGGACAGCTACGCCATCCAATGTCTGCAGAAGTCTTTAGAGGCCGACCCCAACTCGGGCCAGTCCTGGTACTTCCTCGGCAGGTGAGATGATCGACGACACTCCGACGTCTGCCCCTTTCGCACCGCAGCGCCATTGTCTCTCTTCGGAGGGCTGTGTTTGCATGCACCCAACAGTTGAGGTGTTTGGATGCAGTGGCGGAGTCTGCGCTGCGTTTGGGTTCGTGCTTCGCTGTACGAAGACTGTTGACTGTTTATCACAGTGAATCCGCTCATCGCCCTGGGCACTGTAAGGCTTGTTCCCAAGGGGGCTGGACCATGTTGCAAAGGCTCAACATGCGTCAATGGCTTCAAAGGCCGTCTGGTCACTCGCTTATTGCCCGGCTAGGACACATCCTGGACAGTAAACCCTCTCTATGTCCAAATGGCCACCGGGTTGTCTGCGGTGTAAGCTATGATGCTGCTGGTTTGAGTCGTTGTGCCGTTGAAAAGCTAGTTGAATATTATTGTGTATTTTTGGGGACTTTTGATCTCGTCCATATTTTGTGTTAATCATTATGTGCTCTCATGTTCCTTCCTCTCTGTCCCAGGTGCTACTCTAGTATTGGGAAGGTCCAGGATGCCTTCATCTCCTACCGCCAGTCCATTGACAAGTCAGAGGCCAGCGCGGATACCTGGTGCTCCATAGGGTAAGCGGTGAATAGTGGCAATGTGCCTTTACAGCAGCCCATATGCATGACTCTGGGCTGTACCACGGATCACGGGTGTGCTGCCTCACAACGTGGGCATAACAGGAGTTATTATATAAAGAAATACATATGACGGAGAAACTTGCCCTGTGACTTTTGAAAAATGTCAATGGCATCCTGTCGGACAATGTAGAACAGCCCTGAAACACAAAATGCATGTATATGGGCTACGAGTTAAATGACTTGGTGCTGGTGCACTTCTCAGTCTGTCCTAGCGCTTGCAGCAGATGATGGCTCCCCCTCTTCACGGTGAAGGAGAAGCGCTCCACTCTAATCCGCCCCTGTAACGCTCTCTCCCAGGGTGCTCtaccagcagcagaaccagccCATGGACGCGCTGCAGGCCTACATCTGTGCTGTGCAACTGGACCACAGCCACGCGGCCGCCTGGATGGACCTGGGCACGCTGTACGAGTCTTGCGGCCAGTCGCACGACGCCATCAAGTGCTACATCAACGCCACGCGCAGCAAGGCCTGCCTCAACACCGCCGCGCTCACGCAGCGCATTAAGCTGCTGCAGGTAGGGTCCCCCCggtacacccccctcccccgcgagGCGTCCACGGTTGTGTTGGCCGCTGTTTAATGTCGTCAACCTTGTCGGTGTGCACGGTTTTGTGCTGTTGGTATTGGCAAGCGATGACGGCCATTGGCTTATTATTCTCAATTGTTTATCATgcaaaattattttattttttttgtgtgttttcttttcttgtcCACGGTGATATGAATAGTGATTCATATTGGTGTGTTTTGAACACTCCGTTTTATTTTCACCTGTAACTCGTAAGGCATAACCTCATGCCATTGACCATGTTTGACCGGACTCCTTTTTGGTTTTGAGTTTTTTTGAATGTGCCATCTCTTCAACAGGGTTAACATTTCCATGCACTTTATGCAGTAACCACTATACACTCCAGCGTCTATAGCTGCTCAGCGGTACCTCTCTCACTCCACTCTCCTAGGCTCAGTTGTGTAACCTACAGCCAGGTAGTCTGCAGAGTAAGAGTAAAATGCTTCCTAGTATTGAGGAGGCGTGGAGCCTGCCCATCCCCGCTGAGCTCACGTCCCGCCAGGGGGCCTTGAACACTGCACAGACGCAGCAGGTGAGACCCAGAGCACAGGCTCTCGCGAGCAAGGCAGCACAGCcgtcttctccaccaccacctccactattACAGCTGACGCCCTGCTCCAACACTTTACCCCAAATTTCATTCATTGGATAACGAGAGGAAGTGTTTTGTCATTTGGCACTCAGTGTATCCAACACGTGATTCGCCCTCCAAAAGATTCTCGTTTCTAATTAAGTTGGAACAGGGCCCACACTGTAATGGTATTATTAGTAGGGTGGTGGTTGACCTTAGTAATAGCTCGCTCTGCTACTTCTTATCAAGATTAAAATTAATCATCCAACCCCTCACCACACCATCATTTCCCGCATTCTTAAGTTTGATGAAGAATCACAGTTCTTTTAGTGCTGCTATTCCATTTTTATTTCTTCCCTTTGGCTGGGTTAAAGGAACAGTTCGCCCAAAAATGTGAATCAGCCATTATCCAGACTTCAGTATTGCAATAGTTATCGTGGGACTGATAGTGTTAACTAGCCCTTCTTGGTAGCAATCACAAGGCAATGCTATTGCGTGGAGCCGTTTACATCAGTACTAAAATACACGTAAAGGAGTTAAATATTGTAGGATAGCAATCGTTCTGCTGCCTGAGCTGTTgccatcattttatttgtattttgaaCTGGGGCGAATGGGACTAAAATGCCCTTGCTTTTTGTTGCAAAATAAGGAAATAGACAGGGGTTCAGTCGACCTTGACAGAGCAGACAATGGCAGGACTTTCTTCTCTGGGTGAACTGTTCCTTTGGGGTGCTTGTCTTCTACTTCCTCTTACCCTGCTAACCTGAATATGCATGCGCTGTAGAGTTGAATACGACCAAACTAAGCATGTTTTCATTTGTTCTGTGAGTGATGGGAATAACAACTCTTGTGCATAAGGCTAAAGCATAGCAGTTTACCTGATGTACCCTCAGCAGTCTTTTCACTCTCTGGCTGAGATGCATGCAATGTTTTAGCCTGTTGGGCTTAATCATATGACTCTGTCCAAATATTTAGTTTGTGAACACCGTTTGGCAATCAGCCATTAGAAGTACCTCATCTGTTATCGTGATTATCTGTACTGAGAAGAACTTACAATTACATCCAGCATTTGAAGCTTCAGAAATATGCAAATTATGCGCAACAATTGTTTCCCCAACACTCTGAAAAAGATTCCTGAAGTGCATGTAGTGACTTATTTTCAGTATCACGTTGCTAAACACTGCTTCAACACAGGGACACTTGGGGTCGTCCCCATCTTGCGGTCGCCCTATCATATTGTGGTTGTGTTGGGTCCTCAGGCGTGTAAGACAGAGGGAGGCCAAGCCTCCAGCAGCCAGGTGGACTCACAAGCCAGCCTCGCCAAGAGGAAACGTACCGCAAGCCCAGCTAAGGTATTCCGTCATATTGTTCTAGTTTTAGCAAGGGCTTCACACTCAATCCATGGAAATTGCGATTTTGTCCTGCAGTAAACTAGTCGTGGAAGGTTGCAATTGATCCTTGGAATTTGATGCATTAATACATGCATTTGATCTTCTACGCCTTTTGCATTTATATCAAATAACAAGCCTTTTTCTGAGAAATCACAACCTCTAAGCTTGTATCGTAAAGCATTGTGTCACCCTTGTTTTAGTTTTGAATAATCCTGGAGCTCCAGTCATGTTCAGTTTATCTTATCTCTTCGTCTTAATGcagggtgctgctgctgctgcagattcATGGGCTTCCAGCCCGGTCCACCAGCAGATTCCCAGCTGGTATCTTAAACCACAGAAGCTTCAGGTGGGTCAGGCACACCACATCACATCTGTTACCAAGTCTACAATCCTGAGTACTCGTAAATGGTTGAGTATGAGTTCCGTATCTAATATTAATGTTCTCATGTTGTCCAACCAGCTGCTGGATCAGCTGAGGTCCAACCGGGCCAGTCTCAAACCTCCACAGATGCAGATGCTGGAACAGCTGGAGAACCAATTCTCCCTCATGCAGCAACATCAGCAGcaggtacacgcacgcacactctcgcacactctcgcacacgcacgcacactctcgcacacgcacacgcacgcacactctcgcacacgcacacgcacgcacactctcgcacaagcacacgcccgcacacacgccCGCAAAGACACAGCAACATCAGCAGgaggtacacgcacgcacactctcgCACACGCCCGCACTCTCAAACGCCCACTctcgtacaaacacacacacctccggacacacacacccccgcacatgcacccccacccacacatacacacatccctGCACACGTACGGTAACAGCAGAGACCCTAAATTATGCAGCGAGCTAATGACAGTGCTTTAATTATCCCATTTTGCATAAATGATATAAACCCAGTTAGCCTCCCATCAGTATCATTAATTGACGCCGCTGGTTGGGTCCCTCCCCGCCTGGCTTTCTCCCCGCACCAGATGCGTCAGCAGGCAACAACCGCAGCAGACGGTCAGAACCGGCCCACCCTCCCAAACGGCCCCCTCGCCGAGACCCCCCGACCCCTCGCCGGCCTCTCCCGCTACCCCTCCCTCAACCCCTCGGCTCCCCAGCGCACGGCCAACGGTTCGTGTGCCGCGAGCCCCGCggggcccccgggcccccccaaCGCCGCTCCCCTGGGCAACGATCACACCCTGGGCcccggaggaggcggaggcgcgAGCAACGGAAACGTGCCTTACCTGCAGCAGAACTCTCTACCTCACAACTGCACAGACACCAGTCACACAAGCACCAGCAGCGCCGCCAGTAGTCCCAGTCACGCAGACGACGCCTGGAGGAGCCAGCCACGCAACAACACCTCTCAGGTAGCCCTCCCCTGCCACCGCACCATGTCTATAGCCACAGCTCAGTGTAGTGAGATGTGTGGGAGGAATCCTCTAGGGCCAGTACTTGTAAATTGTGGAGGgatctcggggggggggggggggggggtttggttgAGATGTTGCGGCGTGTTTTTGCTCAGGTTGTGCTCCCGTCTTTCTTTTCCCAGGGGCTTCTTAAAGGTCCAGGTTCACATTCGGCGGGTCCCAATGGAGAGccgctctcttcctcctcctccccccacgccTCGCTGCCCTCCTCCGGCCACGGTGCAGCCAATCAGGTTGGACCTTCCTCCGGGCCCTGCactgcctcctcctctgcctcctcgctgtcccccacctccccccagaCCACGCCCAACCACCTGTCCTCGCCCCCCCACGCCGCCACTACCTCAGGGGCTCACACCAAAGACGCCGCGCCTTCAGGAAGCAGCAACGGCACCGCCCCGCCGACGGGGGCCGAGACCACCGTCGCGCCCCCCGCGGGGACGCCGCCGGGCTCCGACGCCGCCCCCGCGCAGGGATTGACTAATCACGTCCAGCCTCGGGGGACGAACCCGTCGACCGGCCTATCGCAGCCGGGCTCTCCTGCCGCCGCTCTCAGTTCCGACAATCCACAGCTCTCCGCCTTGCTCAAGGGGAAGGCTAACTCTGGCCGcaacgacgacaacaacaactgcagtaACCCCGCCGCGACGCCGGAGAGGGTCAACAACGTCCTCCCGGGCCTCCACGCCAAGCCATCGGCCGAGCACTCGGCCGCCTCTTCCTCGCCGCAGTCAGCCACGTCCTCCGCCAAACCCTGCTCTGCACACCCCCGCGCCACCAACAGCCTCTCCTGCCTTAACAGCCCGTCCAATGACCAGCCGCCCAAGCTCAACGGCAAGGGCCCCGGCGACTCCAGGAGCCCAGTGAAGGTGGAACCTTTAGCCACGGCCTCCTCAGGCCTG from the Gadus macrocephalus chromosome 20, ASM3116895v1 genome contains:
- the kdm6a gene encoding lysine-specific demethylase 6A isoform X5 codes for the protein MHHTVEQLGDKSNKDSYAIQCLQKSLEADPNSGQSWYFLGRCYSSIGKVQDAFISYRQSIDKSEASADTWCSIGVLYQQQNQPMDALQAYICAVQLDHSHAAAWMDLGTLYESCGQSHDAIKCYINATRSKACLNTAALTQRIKLLQAQLCNLQPGSLQSKSKMLPSIEEAWSLPIPAELTSRQGALNTAQTQQACKTEGGQASSSQVDSQASLAKRKRTASPAKGAAAAADSWASSPVHQQIPSWYLKPQKLQLLDQLRSNRASLKPPQMQMLEQLENQFSLMQQHQQQMRQQATTAADGQNRPTLPNGPLAETPRPLAGLSRYPSLNPSAPQRTANGSCAASPAGPPGPPNAAPLGNDHTLGPGGGGGASNGNVPYLQQNSLPHNCTDTSHTSTSSAASSPSHADDAWRSQPRNNTSQGLLKGPGSHSAGPNGEPLSSSSSPHASLPSSGHGAANQVGPSSGPCTASSSASSLSPTSPQTTPNHLSSPPHAATTSGAHTKDAAPSGSSNGTAPPTGAETTVAPPAGTPPGSDAAPAQGLTNHVQPRGTNPSTGLSQPGSPAAALSSDNPQLSALLKGKANSGRNDDNNNCSNPAATPERVNNVLPGLHAKPSAEHSAASSSPQSATSSAKPCSAHPRATNSLSCLNSPSNDQPPKLNGKGPGDSRSPVKVEPLATASSGLAPLSSVSIYPSSSEVLKACRNLGKNGLSTSSILLDKCPPPRPPPSPSPVLPKDKLNPPTPSIYLENKRDAFFPPLHQFCTNAANPVTVIRGLAGALKLDLGLFSTKTLVDANPDHLVEVRTQLAQPTDENWDPSASRKMWRCESSRSHTTIVKYAQYQASSFQESLREESEKKKELEAEAASPENAARRRKGPFKHLKFGTNIDLSDEKKWKLQLQELAKLPAFARVVSAGNLLSHVGHTILGMNTVQLYMKVPGSRTPGHQENNNFCSVNVNIGPGDCEWFAVPEPYWGTINDFCEKNNINFLMGSWWPNLEDLYEANVPVYRFIQRPGDLVWLNTGTVHWVQAIGWCNNIAWNVGPLTAHQYKLAVERYEWNKLQSVKSIVPMIHLSWNMARNIKVSDHKLFEMIKYCLLRTLKQVQMLRERLQSAGKEMVWHGRSRDEPAHYCSICEVEVFDLLFVTSESNSKKTYVVHCQDCARRGSANLDNFVVLEQYKTEDLMQVYDQFTLASPLPSSS